Proteins encoded together in one Musa acuminata AAA Group cultivar baxijiao chromosome BXJ3-6, Cavendish_Baxijiao_AAA, whole genome shotgun sequence window:
- the LOC135640560 gene encoding pentatricopeptide repeat-containing protein At3g29230-like, producing MRYFSGASFSSAFLLPLFNVAIRSLSKSPLTSAPFAALRLYLLMTRASLHPGRFTLPFLLNCSAAIPSLPLGSELHSRALRSGLLAVLPVSNALVDMYGKCGSLLLARAAFLDIPLKDVVSFNALLGAHARLGADMPSALRLFDAMPHRNVISWNALIVGYANAGDLSSARAVFDRMPVQNTVSWTVMVVGYCKTGAVVAARELFDRMPEKNLVSSTAMITGYSQCGMPKEAFVLFRRLERQRIEPDAATMVGVISALAQLGSVELANWVGSYVDRKKIDRNERVLTALVDMHAKCGNVEKALHAFEEIHFPDAYSYTALINGLASHGHELKALDIFDRMQKEAIKPDPITFVGVLSACSHAGLVDKGLEYWESMFRVYGIDRRADHYACVVDMLGRAGRLKQAYEMIQSMPMGPHPGALGALLAACRTYANIEIAESVAKELFKLEPNNTGNYILLSSIYAERGQWEDAARVRAMIRGRKFNKLPGLSWIDEQQRGLRFQNKVLMHIK from the coding sequence ATGCGCTACTTCTCCGGTGCCTCTTTCTCTTCTGCCTTTCTCCTTCCCCTTTTCAATGTCGCCATCCGCTCCCTCTCCAAGTCTCCACTTACCTCCGCCCCGTTTGCTGCCCTCCGGCTCTACCTCCTCATGACCCGCGCTTCTCTCCACCCCGGCCGCTTCACCCTCCCCTTCCTCCTCAACTGCTCCGCCGCCATCCCCTCCCTCCCCCTTGGCTCTGAGCTCCACTCCCGCGCCCTCCGCTCTGGCCTCCTCGCCGTCCTCCCCGTCTCCAACGCCCTCGTCGACATGTACGGCAAGTGCGGCTCCCTCCTCCTTGCCCGCGCTGCCTTCCTTGATATACCCCTCAAGGACGTCGTCTCCTTCAACGCCCTCCTCGGCGCCCACGCTCGTCTTGGTGCCGACATGCCTTCCGCCCTGCGGTTATTCGACGCCATGCCCCACCGGAACGTCATATCCTGGAACGCCTTGATTGTCGGCTACGCCAATGCCGGCGACCTGTCCTCCGCCAGGGCCGTCTTCGACCGGATGCCGGTCCAAAACACCGTCTCTTGGACCGTCATGGTGGTTGGGTACTGTAAAACTGGCGCTGTCGTTGCCGCCAGAGAACTGTTCGACCGAATGCCCGAAAAGAACCTGGTATCATCGACTGCGATGATCACCGGGTACTCCCAATGTGGAATGCCTAAGGAGGCTTTTGTGCTGTTCCGCCGGTTGGAACGGCAGAGGATTGAGCCAGACGCAGCCACAATGGTCGGTGTCATTTCTGCATTGGCTCAGTTAGGGAGTGTGGAGTTGGCGAACTGGGTTGGGTCGTATGTTGACCGCAAGAAGATCGACAGGAATGAACGTGTTCTCACTGCACTTGTGGATATGCATGCCAAGTGCGGGAATGTCGAGAAAGCCCTTCATGCATTCGAGGAGATACATTTCCCGGACGCATACTCATACACGGCTCTCATCAATGGACTGGCGTCCCATGGACATGAATTGAAGGCGCTTGACATTTTTGACAGGATGCAAAAGGAGGCGATCAAGCCAGATCCGATCACGTTTGTTGGCGTGCTGAGTGCCTGTAGCCATGCAGGGCTTGTTGACAAGGGGCTCGAGTACTGGGAAAGCATGTTCCGTGTCTATGGTATCGATCGGAGGGCCGACCACTATGCTTGTGTCGTAGACATGCTTGGACGGGCAGGGAGGCTTAAACAAGCTTATGAAATGATTCAGAGCATGCCGATGGGGCCTCATCCCGGAGCCCTTGGGGCATTGCTTGCAGCTTGTAGGACTTATGCAAATATTGAGATTGCAGAGAGTGTTGCAAAAGAGCTCTTTAAGCTGGAGCCCAATAATACAGGGAATTATATACTTCTATCCAGTATATATGCTGAGAGAGGACAATGGGAGGATGCTGCAAGAGTTAGAGCAATGATAAGGGGCAGAAAATTCAACAAGCTTCCAGGATTGAGTTGGATTGACGAACAGCAGAGAGGCCTTAGATTTCAGAATAAGGTACTGATGCACATCAAATGA
- the LOC135640968 gene encoding uncharacterized protein LOC135640968, with translation MSTKKGRKRPMDLYMLQGSQKQQGQAGGSKLRQTNISDACDKEIRGRTIQHIARFFYQAGLPLSTTRLDSFKDMIEAIGRYGAGLKPPSYYEMRVPLLQKKLNYTNDLLKGHKESWATHGCSIMSDVWTDRRRRSIINFMVNCSLGTMFVKSIDASSFVKSGDKIYDLLDNFVEEIGEQNIVQIITDNGSNYVLAGKLLESKRQHLYWTPCAAHCIDLMLEDIGKILEIKKTLERAIFVVGFLYNHIGALNMMREFTGNKELVRHGVTRFATSFLTLQSVHRQKHTLRNMFTSEKWVTSKWAKEAKGKRAADIILMPSFWNHVVYILKVMGPLVRVLRLVDNENKPAMGYIYEAMDRAKETIKRSFNENEEKYEKIFTIIDERWNCQLHRPLHAAGYYLNPEFFYKIKSVGFDAEVLGGLYQCVARLVPSIEVQDKIIHELSLYKNAEGLFGIPIVVRSRTTTSPAEWWSLFGNSTPNLQKFAVKVLSLTCSASGCERNWSVFEHIHSKRRNRLEHQRLHDLVYIKYNQALKTRHDLKNRFDSISLQDIDDSNEWLVGEMGANLQDAKDELVFEDDRLTWGDVARASGAGELQTYTRQMSKRKMSAKASSSAPAIVEDIENETYLDEEEGIEEQEEEDEFNEDDLYENDDNIDYDE, from the exons atgagtactaaaaaaggtagaaaaagaccgatggatctatatatgcttcaaggatcccagaaacaacaagggcaagcaggaggctcaaaattgagacaaacaaatataagtgatgcttgtgataaagaaataagaggaagaacaattcagcacattgctcgcttcttctatcaggctggtcttccccttagtacaactcgtttagacagttttaaggatatgattgaagctattggaagatatggtgcaggattaaaacctccaagttattatgagatgcgagttccattgctgcaaaaaaagttgaattatacaaatgacttactaaagggtcataaagaatcatgggcaacacatggttgctctattatgtcagatgtttggactgacaggaggcgcaggagtataattaattttatggttaattgttctttagggactatgtttgtgaagtcaatagatgcttcatcttttgtaaaatctggagacaagatatatgatttacttgacaacttcgtggaagaaattggagaacaaaatatcgttcaaatcataaccgacaatggaagcaactatgttttagctg gtaaattgcttgaatcaaaaagacaacacttgtattggactccatgtgcagcacattgtattgatttaatgttggaagatattggaaagatcttagaaatcaagaaaaccttagaaagggcaatttttgttgttggatttctttataatcacattggagctttgaatatgatgagagaatttacagggaataaagaattagtgagacatggtgttacccgatttgctacttcattcttgacattacagagcgtgcatcgtcaaaaacatactctgagaaatatgtttacctctgagaaatgggtgacaagcaaatgggcaaaagaagcaaaaggcaagagggctgctgatatcatcttaatgccatccttttggaatcatgtagtttatatattaaaggtaatgggccctcttgttcgagtccttcgattggtggataatgaaaataagcctgcaatgggatatatttatgaggctatggatagagcaaaggaaacgattaaaagatcttttaatgaaaatgaagaaaaatatgagaaaatttttacaatcattgacgaaagatggaattgtcaacttcatcgtcccttacatgcagcaggatattatttgaaccctgaattcttttataagattaaatctgttggatttgatgcagaagttttgggtgggttatatcagtgtgttgcaagattagttcccagcattgaggttcaagataagattattcatgaattatctttatataaaaatgctgaaggtctttttggaattccaattgtcgttcgatccaggacaactacctctccag ctgaatggtggagtctatttggaaattccaccccgaacttacagaaatttgctgtcaaagtacttagtttgacatgtagtgcttcgggttgtgagcgaaactggagtgtctttgagcat attcactcgaagagaagaaatcggttagaacatcaacgattgcacgatcttgtttacataaagtataatcaagctttgaagactcgtcatgatttgaaaaatagatttgattcaatctcattgcaagatattgatgattcaaatgagtggttagtaggagaaatgggtgctaacttgcaagatgctaaagacgagcttgtatttgaagatgatagattgacgtggggagatgtggcaagagcttcaggtgctggagaattacaaacatatacaagacagatgtcaaagagaaaaatgagtgcaaaagcatcaagctcggctcctgctattgttgaagacatagagaatgaaacatatcttgatgaagaggaaggaatcgaagaacaagaggaagaagacgaattcaatgaagatgatttgtatgaaaatgacgataatattgattatgatgaatga